The genomic stretch CAGGGCCTCGTCGAAGAAGCGGCGAATCACTTCGACCGAGGCGTCGCCTGCGTCCTTCAGTGTCTGCAGCGCGAAGCCGACTGTGCCGGCCTGTGGTGTCGAGCCGGCCAGCGCATGGATGCGGCGGCGGCGGTTGTGATGGCGGTCCTCTGCGATATTAGCCAGGTGCGAGAAGTAGCTAAAAGCACGCACCACGCAGACAGTCTGCTCAGGCGTGAGCTTGCGTAGCATGCGGTCGAGTGTCTGCGCTGCCTCGCGGTCATCTTCGCGGCGGAATTTCACGGCGTGCTGGCGGATTGTCTCGACCACCTGGAACACAGCATCGCCTTCTTGCTCACGCACCACGTCGCCGAGTAGACGTCCCAGGTAGCGGATGTCCTTGAACAGCGGTTGGTCCTTGTCTTCGCGCGTATGGCCGTTTGTTTTCAGCGCGGCGGCGCGTTTGAGCAAGGTCGTCGAGTGGGTCGAGCTGGCCGGGGCGGAGGATTTCGTGGTCGAAACTCTTGCCTGCTTGGTTTTCGACCGGACGGTCGCTTTTCTAGTGGTCTTGTGGGCCGGTTTCTTTGTACCTGAGTTGGCGGCGCCGCCCTCTCCCTGGCTGGGGGGCCGCTTGGCGCGTGCTTGCGCAGGCACTTCGTCGGGCACTGGCGCGGTGACGTTGGACCAAAAAGTGTTGCGGCGCACGGCGGGCGCTGATCCGGAGGATTTCACGATGGGTTTCCTTGGGAAAGCACGAGTGAATGGGAGACTTGGGGCACTGACTGCTATATAGGAAACAGCGGCGGCGGACCCGCCACGTGGCGTTGTTGCATAAATCGAGCGAGATCCGTTGACGTTTACGCGCAACGATCGAGGGGCCAGCCCCCTATCAAGTCAGATTCCAGAGTAACTGCTTAATTTTTGACAAGAAAATGTGCAAGGACATACACAAGACAGGTGAGCCGAAGGCACGCTACCGTGTCAGGAATTGGGCGGCTTATAATGAAGGCCTGATTAACCGGGGGAACGTAACAATATGGATAGATGAAGCCCTCCTTGCCAGAATACCCGATGCCATACCCACACGTGGTCGCCCGTGTCTATACGGCGATACGCTGATTCAGACATTACTTGGCGTGAAGACCGTCTATCGACTAACGTTGCGCGCCCTGCAAGGTTTCACCCAAAGTCTGCGCGATCTGGCCTTCCCGAGCTTGCCGGTGCCGAATTACACCACGCTCTGTCGCCGGGCAAAAACGCTTGATGTCGAACTGCCGATCCTTCGTGACAATGAACCGATCTATTTGGTTGTCGACAGCACCGGTCTGAAGGTCTATGGAGAAGGTGAATGGAAGGTGCGCCAGCACGGCTACTCGAAGCGGCGCACGTGGCGTAAAGTCCATCTCGCGCTCAACGCGAATACGGGTCAAGTGCATGCCGCGCTAATGACGAATCAGAATGTAGCTGACGGTGACGCTCTGGCCAAGTTGCTCGACCAGATTCCACGCGAAGAACAAATCGATGTCATCGTCGGTGATGGTGCCTACGACACCAAGCCATGCCATGCGGCCATTGCTGCACGCAGTGCTATTCCTTCGATTCCGCCACGCGAGGGTGCCGTTCATTGGCCAGCGGATATGCCCGGTGCGGCGTGGCGTAATGGCGCGGTTGATGCAATTGCCCGTGACGGTCGTCGAGAATGGAAGCAAGACAGTAGCTACCACCGGAGATCGCTTGCCGAGAATGCGATGTATCGGTTCAAGACCCTCAGCGGCAACTGTCTCTGGGCGATGTAATCAACTGTATAGCGGACCTCTTTATCTTCATGCTTGATTTATGGAACAACGCTATTTTTCGATGTAAAACCGTTCGTTGGCGCTCAAGTATTTTGCCGTCTTGTAATTGTGTTGCCGGTAGCCTGACTGGGAGATGATCCGGCCTAGCGTTTGCGTGACTTTGTTGCGTTTCACTCGGGAATGAGTCCAAGCATTGTCGACGAGATGACGAAATACGTCCTGGCTGGGGCTACAATGGGCGGCATCGAATTTCCTGCATCCAGGGTTGGCACGATGCGTATCCTGCTGGTCGAAGACGACAAGATGATTGCCGAGGGCGTGCGCAAGGCGCTCAAGGCCGTTGGTTTCGCGGTGGACTGGGTCCAGGATGGCGAAGCGGCGCTGACTGCCATCGGCAGCGCAACCTATGACCTCTATGACCTGATGCTGCTTGACTTGGGGCTGCCAAAACGCGACGGTGTCGATGTGCTGCGCACGCTGCGTGCGCGCGGCCATGCGCTGCCGGTGCTGATCATCACCGCACGTGACGCCGTCTCGGACCGTGTCAAGGGACTTGACGCCGGTGCGGACGACTATCTCGTCAAGCCCTTCGATCTCGACGAACTGGGGGCGCGCATGCGCGCGCTGATCCGCCGCCAATCCGGACGCAGCGAATCGGTGATTCGCCACGGTGCGCTCACGCTCGACCCCGCCTCGCACCAGGTCACGCTCGCCGGTACCGCAGTGGCCCTTTCGGCGCGCGAGTTTGCCCTGCTCGAGGCGCTGCTGGCACGGCCTGGCGCGGTGCTCTCGAAGAGCCAGCTCGAGCAGAAGATGTACGGCTGGGGCGAGGAGATCGGCAGCAACACGGTCGAGGTCTACATCCATGCGCTGCGCAAGAAGCTCGGCTCGGATCTGATCCGCAACGTGCGCGGGCTCGGCTACATGGTCGTCAAGGAATCGTAGCGCGTAAGGCGTTGTTGCATAAATCGAGCATGAGGACACAATGGCACCGACGGACATCATTTCAGGCGATACGAGTGGATTGCGGATGAGCGAGATCTGCCATGCGGTTGATTACGCTGACGCGAACGGCGACCTCGATCGCCTGCGCGTCAATGTGACGCACCCAGAGACAGGTTCCGGTGAGCGTCTTGAACCGATACATCGCATTCTCAGCAAGCGATCGCCGATGGTAACCACTGTCTTTCTTCCATTCTCGACGACCGTCACCAAAATTTGCATCAACCACGCCGTTACGCTACGCTACGCCGGGCGTATCTGCTGCCCCACAAGCGGTACCCATACGTGGCGAAATCGAAAGAACGGCATTTCGTGCAGCAAGGGCCGCATGGCTTGGCTGGGTATCGTAGGCACCGTTTCCGCCGATGATATCAATCTGCTTGTTGCGCCGAATCTGGTCGAGCAACTTGGCCAGAGCGTCACCGCAGCCGCACCCTGACGCAGCATCAGCTCGGCATGCATTTGGACCCATATTTGCCTTGAGCGCGAGATGCGCTTTACGCCACGTGCGCTGCTTCGAGTAGCCGTGCTGGCGTACTTTCCATGCACTTTCGCCATAGACCTTCAGACTGGTGCTCTTGACCACAAGGTAGATCGGTTCGCTGTCGTGAAGGATCGGCAGTTCGACATCAAGCGTTTTTACCCGGTGACAGAGGATAGTGTAATTCGACACCGAAAAGTTTGGGAAGGCCAGATCGCGCAGACTGTTTGCGAAACCTTGCAGGGCACCCAAGGTCCTTCAATAGACGGACTTCACGCTCAGCAATTCCTGAGGCACAGTATCATACTGTACAGACATGGGCGACTACGCGTGGGCATGGCATCGGGTATGCTGGCAAGGACGGCTGCGTCTATCCATATTGTTATGTTCCTCCCCCTGTTTGATCAGGCCCTTTTATAGTCCGCCCAGTCCATGACACGGTAGCGTGTCTTCGGCTCAGATGTCTTGCGTATGTCCCTGCACATTTTTTTGGCAAGAGTCCAAAATTTACGCCGAAATCTGATTTGATAACAGAGGGGGCTCACCACTCGAGTTGCGTGTAAACGTTACCGGCTCTCGCTGGATTTATACAACAACGCCATGCTATTGCGTCTCACACTCGATTTATGCAAGAACGCCGCCACCGACCAAGCTCTAGCCTATTATTGATCCGCAATTCGGGATCTTGAATTGCGGATCAATAACACAGCAGTTTGTTGCATTTCACTCTTGAAACCGCCCTATCTTCTGCGGGGTCCGCTCGGGCAAACTCAGAACGGAATCTCGTCATCCACTTCGTCGAAGCCGCCACCGCTGGACGGCTGGCTCGGACGGCTAGAGCCGACAACACTGCCAGAGGCACGGGCTCGGGCTCGCTCCAGGTCTCCGCCGCGTCCGCCGCCATAACCCCAACCGCTGTAGTTATCTTCACCAGCATCGGCACCGCTGCCCACGCCGCCACGGCCTCCGAGCATCTGCATCTGGTCGGCGACGATTTCCGTCGAATAACGATCTTGGCCGTCTTGGCCTTGCCACTTGCGCGTGCGCAGACGCCCCTCGATGTACACCGCCGAGCCCTTCTTCAGGTACTCGTTGACAATCTCGGCCAGCCGGCTGAAGAACACCACGCGATGCCATTCAGTCACTTCCTTGGGCTCGTTGGTAGCCTTGTCCTTGTAGCGATCAGTCGTTGCGAGGCGGATGTTTGCCACCGCGTCGCCGCTCGGCAGGTAACGCACTTCGGGGTCGGCACCGAGGTTGCCGACGAGAATGACTTTGTTAACGGATGCCATCTACATTTCTCCAAAAAATCGATGCTGGACTGGGCGGATCCGCCGCAGCGTTCAGCCTAAAGTGTTGACGGCGTCGTGGTCCCCCTCATGCCTTGCGCGGCAACGGCTTCATACTGGCGGCGATTATAAGCCACATGGCTACCAGGGCTGCACACGCATAGAACACCTCGTTAGTGCCGCCCGTCTTGAGCAGCCAGCCGCCCACCACACCGCCTAGCGCCAGGCCGATCGACTGCGTGGTGTTGTAGACGCCAGTGGCTGCGCCCTTGCGCGAATCCGGCGCGAGTTTCGATACCAGCGAGGGCTGCGAAGCCTCGAGGATATTGAAACCGAGGAAATAAACGAACAGCACGACCGTGACGATCATAATCGTATGCGGAGTGGAGACGAGCAGCAATTGGCTGAGCAGGATAGCCGCCACGCCGCCGAGCAGCACCGGCTTCATCTTGCCACGTTTTTCGGCCATGATGATTGCAGGCACCATCGCCGCGAAGGCCAGCCCCATCACTGGCAGGTACACTTGCCAGTGTACGGCCACCGGCAGGCCGGCATCTACTAGCAGGCGCGGCACCACCAAGAACAGCGCTGTCTGGGTAGCATGCAAAACCAGCACGCCAAAGTTCAGGCGCAGCAGCTCGACGTTGTGCAGCACCTCCGAGAACGGCGCCTTCACGTGTACCCGCTTCGGGGTGTCGGGAACAACCCACAGCACTACGCCGATCGCCAGCAACGACAGCACGCCGACAATCGTGAACAAGCCGTTCATGCCTATCCAGTGGAACACAATCGGTGCGCCGACAATTGCTACCGTGAACGACACACCGATCGAGCCGCCCACCATCGCCATCGCCTTGGTGCGGTTCTGCTCCGAGGTCACGTCGCCGATGAAGGCCAGCACGGCCGAAGATACAGCCCCCATTCCTTGTACGAGGCGCCCGACGATGAGCCAGGTGATGTCGTGGGCGAAGGCCGCTATGAAGGCGCCCAGAGCGAACACCAACAGGCCGAAGGCGATCACGGGCTTGCGACCGAACCGGTCGGAAGCCCAACCGTAGAAGATATAGAGCAGCGATTGCGTGACGCCGTAGGTGCCTAGTGCAATGCCGACTAGCAGGACGTTGTCGCCGCCGGGGATGGTTTTCGTATAGACTGAAAACACTGGCATAATCATGAACAACCCTAGCATGCGCAGCGCAAAGATTGCTGCGAGCGAGATGGTCGCGCGCAGCTCGGGCGCGCTCATGCGAACGGGAGAGGTTAACGGATGGGACATCGGGGGAACTTTGCGGTATTGAGCGGCATCATCCGGGCTGCGGACTGCAGGAATCTATGCGGCTCGCCGAGAACGTATCGGCAGGGTTTTCGCCTCACGTGCCCAGAGCCCATTTGGCTTCAGGCGGAATCGAGGCCTGTGGAGAGCTGAAACGACGATCTCAAAAAATGTTACAATAATAAACTTAGTTTTCTTCTCCTTACGCCAGGTTCATGGAACATGATCCGTATCCGTGGGGCCCGCACACATAACCTGAAAAACGTCAATCTCGACCTACCACGCCACAAATTAGTCGTCATTACGGGCCTGTCGGGATCCGGAAAATCGTCACTTGCATTCGACACCCTTTATGCAGAAGGGCAACGGCGCTACGTCGAGAGTCTATCCTCCTACGCGCGGCAGTTCCTCCAGCTTATGGAGAAGCCTGATGTCGACCTGATCGAAGGGCTCTCGCCGGCGATCTCGATCGAACAGAAGGCGACCTCGCACAACCCGCGTTCGACCGTCGGCACCGTGACGGAAATCCACGACTACCTGCGACTTTTATACGCACGTGTCGGCACACCCTATTGCCCCGACCACGAGATTCCGCTTGAGGCGCAGAGCGTGTCGCAGATGGTGGACGCGGCACTGGCGCTGCCGGAGGAAACCAAGCTGATGATCCTCGCGCCGATGGTTGCGAACCGAAAGGGCGAGCACATTGAGCTGTTCGAGGAAATGCAGGCGAAGGGTTTCGTGCGCTTCCGGGTGCGTTCCGGCGGCGGCACGGCCAATGAGGGCATGGCGAAGATCTACGAGGTCGAGTCGCTGTCCAAGCTTAAGAAGAACGACAAGCACACCATCGACGTAGTGGTGGACCGCTTGAAGGTGCGCGCTGACATGAAGCAGCGCCTGGCGGAATCCTTCGAGACGGCGCTGCGCCTGGCCGAAGACCGTGCCATTGCGCTCGAGATGGACACCGACCGCGAACACCTGTTCAGCTCGAAGTTCGCCTGCCCAATCTGCTCTTATTCACTGCAGGAGCTCGAGCCGCGCCTGTTCTCATTCAACAACCCGATGGGTGCCTGTCCGGAATGTGACGGTTTAGGCCAGATCACCTTCTTCGATCCGAAGCGGGTAGTGACGTGTCCTTCGCTTTCGCTAGCGGTCGGTGCAGTGAAAGGCTGGGACCGACGTAACCAGTTCTATTTCCAGATGTTGCAGAACTTAGCGACCTTCTATGAGTTCGATATCGACACGGCCTTTAAGGACCTACCTGAGAAAGTCTGCAAGATCCTGCTTTACGGATCGGGAAAGCAAACCATGCCCTTCTCGTATACCAACGAGCGCGGTCGCACCTCGATCCGCGAGCACGTGTTCGAAGGGATCATCCCGAACCTGGAGCGCCGCTACCGTGAGACTAATTCAACCGCAGTACGCGAGGAACTGGCTAAGTACCAAAACAACCAGCCCTGCCCGTCCTGCGACGGCACACGCCTGTGCCGCGCGGCGCGCTTCGTGCGCGTGGGAAGCGGCGAGCAGGCGCGCGCCATTTATGAAGTCAGCGGCTGGCCGCTACGCGATACGCTTAGCTATTTCGATGGCTTGGTGCTGGACGGTGCCAAGCGCGAGATCGCCGACAAGGTAATCAAGGAGATTGTCGCACGGCTCAGCTTCCTAAACAACGTCGGCCTTGCCTACCTCTCTCTCGAGCGCAGCGCCGAAACGCTCTCTTGCGGCGAGGCGCAACGCATCCGGCTTGCCTCGCAGATCGGCTCGGGCCTGACCGGCGTGATGTACGTGCTCGACGAGCCCTCGATCGGCCTGCACCAACGCGACAACGACCGCCTGATCTCCACCCTTAAGCACCTACGCGACCTCGGCAACTCGGTGATTGTGGTTGAGCACGACGAGGACATGATTCGTACCGCCGACTACGTCGTTGACATAGGCCCCGGCGCCGGTAAGCACGGCGGAGTGGTGATCGCCGAGGGTACACCCAAGCAGGTGCAGGCCAACAGAGCCTCGCTGACGGGCCAGTACTTGGCTGGTAAAAAAATCATCGAGTACCCCCCGGATGAGCGCATTGTGCCAGACGAGGACCGCATGCTGCGGATCGGCAATGCGCACGGCAACAACCTTAAGCATGTCAACCTGGAACTTCCGGTCGGTCTGCTGACCTGCATCACTGGCGTTTCCGGCTCGGGCAAGTCGACCCTGATCAACGACACGCTCTACCAGGCCGTAGCGCGCCACCTGTATGGTGCCTCAGTGGAACCAGCACCTTACGAATCGCTCGAGGGGCTGGAGCATTTCAATAAGGTGGTCAATGTCGATCAGTCCCCGATCGGTCGTACGCCGCGCTCGAACCCGGCCACCTACACGGGCTTATTCACGCAAATCCGCGAGCTGTTTTCTGGCATACTGTCCTCCAAGGAGCGCGGCTATGATCCGGGCCGCTTCTCGTTCAACGTCAAAGGCGGACGTTGCGAGTCCTGCCAAGGCGACGGCATGCTGAAGGTCGAAATGCACTTCCTTCCCGACCTCTACGTGCCTTGTGACGTCTGCCAAGGCAAGCGCTACAACCGCGAGACACTGGAGGTGCTGTACAAGGGGAAGAATATCAGCGAAGTGCTCGACATGACGGTCGAGCACGCCTATGAGTTTTTCAGCGCAGTGCCAGTGGTGGCTCGGAAGCTCAAGACCCTGCTCGAAGTGGGGCTCGGCTACATTCGCCTGGGCCAGTCGGCCACTACGCTGTCGGGCGGCGAGGCCCAGCGCGTCAAGCTCTCGCTGGAGCTGTCTAAGCGGGATACCGGTCGAACGCTCTATATCCTCGACGAGCCGACCACCGGCCTGCACTTCCAGGACATCGCCCTCCTGCTTGAGGTGATCCACCGGCTGCGTGACCAGGGCAATACCTTGGTGATCATCGAGCACAACCTCGACGTCATCAAAATGGCCGACTGGGTGATCGACCTTGGTCCGGAAGGCGGCGCCGGAGGCGGCCAGATCATCGCCCAGGGCACACCCGAGCAGATCGCCAATACCAAAGCTAGTTTCACCGGTCGCTACCTCGCTCTGCTATTTAAGCGCGAAGGGCGTTGTTGCATAAATCGAACGTGAGGACGCCATGGCATCGGACGGGCATAATTCAGGCG from Burkholderia sp. encodes the following:
- a CDS encoding response regulator → MRILLVEDDKMIAEGVRKALKAVGFAVDWVQDGEAALTAIGSATYDLYDLMLLDLGLPKRDGVDVLRTLRARGHALPVLIITARDAVSDRVKGLDAGADDYLVKPFDLDELGARMRALIRRQSGRSESVIRHGALTLDPASHQVTLAGTAVALSAREFALLEALLARPGAVLSKSQLEQKMYGWGEEIGSNTVEVYIHALRKKLGSDLIRNVRGLGYMVVKES
- a CDS encoding single-stranded DNA-binding protein — translated: MASVNKVILVGNLGADPEVRYLPSGDAVANIRLATTDRYKDKATNEPKEVTEWHRVVFFSRLAEIVNEYLKKGSAVYIEGRLRTRKWQGQDGQDRYSTEIVADQMQMLGGRGGVGSGADAGEDNYSGWGYGGGRGGDLERARARASGSVVGSSRPSQPSSGGGFDEVDDEIPF
- a CDS encoding MFS transporter, with translation MSHPLTSPVRMSAPELRATISLAAIFALRMLGLFMIMPVFSVYTKTIPGGDNVLLVGIALGTYGVTQSLLYIFYGWASDRFGRKPVIAFGLLVFALGAFIAAFAHDITWLIVGRLVQGMGAVSSAVLAFIGDVTSEQNRTKAMAMVGGSIGVSFTVAIVGAPIVFHWIGMNGLFTIVGVLSLLAIGVVLWVVPDTPKRVHVKAPFSEVLHNVELLRLNFGVLVLHATQTALFLVVPRLLVDAGLPVAVHWQVYLPVMGLAFAAMVPAIIMAEKRGKMKPVLLGGVAAILLSQLLLVSTPHTIMIVTVVLFVYFLGFNILEASQPSLVSKLAPDSRKGAATGVYNTTQSIGLALGGVVGGWLLKTGGTNEVFYACAALVAMWLIIAASMKPLPRKA
- the uvrA gene encoding excinuclease ABC subunit UvrA — translated: MIRIRGARTHNLKNVNLDLPRHKLVVITGLSGSGKSSLAFDTLYAEGQRRYVESLSSYARQFLQLMEKPDVDLIEGLSPAISIEQKATSHNPRSTVGTVTEIHDYLRLLYARVGTPYCPDHEIPLEAQSVSQMVDAALALPEETKLMILAPMVANRKGEHIELFEEMQAKGFVRFRVRSGGGTANEGMAKIYEVESLSKLKKNDKHTIDVVVDRLKVRADMKQRLAESFETALRLAEDRAIALEMDTDREHLFSSKFACPICSYSLQELEPRLFSFNNPMGACPECDGLGQITFFDPKRVVTCPSLSLAVGAVKGWDRRNQFYFQMLQNLATFYEFDIDTAFKDLPEKVCKILLYGSGKQTMPFSYTNERGRTSIREHVFEGIIPNLERRYRETNSTAVREELAKYQNNQPCPSCDGTRLCRAARFVRVGSGEQARAIYEVSGWPLRDTLSYFDGLVLDGAKREIADKVIKEIVARLSFLNNVGLAYLSLERSAETLSCGEAQRIRLASQIGSGLTGVMYVLDEPSIGLHQRDNDRLISTLKHLRDLGNSVIVVEHDEDMIRTADYVVDIGPGAGKHGGVVIAEGTPKQVQANRASLTGQYLAGKKIIEYPPDERIVPDEDRMLRIGNAHGNNLKHVNLELPVGLLTCITGVSGSGKSTLINDTLYQAVARHLYGASVEPAPYESLEGLEHFNKVVNVDQSPIGRTPRSNPATYTGLFTQIRELFSGILSSKERGYDPGRFSFNVKGGRCESCQGDGMLKVEMHFLPDLYVPCDVCQGKRYNRETLEVLYKGKNISEVLDMTVEHAYEFFSAVPVVARKLKTLLEVGLGYIRLGQSATTLSGGEAQRVKLSLELSKRDTGRTLYILDEPTTGLHFQDIALLLEVIHRLRDQGNTLVIIEHNLDVIKMADWVIDLGPEGGAGGGQIIAQGTPEQIANTKASFTGRYLALLFKREGRCCINRT